GTCCAACATCTACACCCAAAGATTCTTTGAGGTACAGGACGGCACAACGGAGACCAATCACCAGCTTCTGGCATATCTCGCGGTAACATCCCGGGAATGGTTGAACAGCCTTGATGAAGATGTCCGCAACCAGTTCATGACCATCTTCACCGAGGTCTCGGAAGACTACAACGCACGGTCAAACGCGATCAATGAAGACAGCAAGCAAAGCATCATTGAAAACGGCGGAGTTGTGCGGGCGTTAACCCTGGATCAGCGCGATGATTGGATCACCATCATGAAGCCTGTCTGGGACATGTTTCGGGATGATATTGGGGCCGATGTCATTGATGCTGCGATTGCATCCAACAAGGCCCGTTGATTCCGCTCCGCGCATTTGTTCGGCAGAATGCCAAAAAGCGTCGCAATTACATGGAAATCGGCGGATAGTGCGGTTGTTTGGTCTGGTTTGGTGAGTTGCTGATGCCGTCTGTTTCTGATCCATTTGAAGCTCTTTCTGGGTTCATTACCACTGAAGAAGAGCTTGATTCCGTTTGCGGACATCCATTGCCGCAGATTGCGGCAAAGGAGTTGCCGGCGCTTGATGATATCTGCCGGGATTTCATTTCAAATGCGCCCTTTTGCTTTGTCGCATCTGCGAATCCTGACGGTCATATCGATGTGTCACCGAAGGGCGATCCCGCTGGATTTGTAAAGGTTTTGGCCCCAAGCCTTCTGGCGATCCCCGACCGGCCCGGCAACCGCCGTCTCGATACGTTCCATAACCTTTTGAAAGACCCGCGCATTGGTCTTTTGTTTCTGATTCCCGGGCGAGGAGAAACCTTGCGGATCCGCGGCGAGGGCCGTCTGACGACCGATCCAAAGCTGCTTGAGAGCCTGTCAGTTCAGGGCCGGTTCCCAAAACTCGCTCTAGCAGTTCAAGTCCATTCCGCTTTCATGCACTGTCCGAAATGTGTCTTCCGGTCCGGGTTATGGCAGCCGGATGCCTGGCCGGACACCGAGGGCATGGCGGCCATGAATGAAGCGATGGTCAAGCATGCCAAAATCGCGCTTAGTCCGGAGGAGTGGTTCGAAACACTTAAGGA
This window of the Roseibium alexandrii DFL-11 genome carries:
- a CDS encoding MSMEG_1061 family FMN-dependent PPOX-type flavoprotein, giving the protein MPSVSDPFEALSGFITTEEELDSVCGHPLPQIAAKELPALDDICRDFISNAPFCFVASANPDGHIDVSPKGDPAGFVKVLAPSLLAIPDRPGNRRLDTFHNLLKDPRIGLLFLIPGRGETLRIRGEGRLTTDPKLLESLSVQGRFPKLALAVQVHSAFMHCPKCVFRSGLWQPDAWPDTEGMAAMNEAMVKHAKIALSPEEWFETLKEKGELDLW